A section of the Ictalurus punctatus breed USDA103 chromosome 8, Coco_2.0, whole genome shotgun sequence genome encodes:
- the smad5 gene encoding mothers against decapentaplegic homolog 5, with translation MTSMSSLFSFTSPAVKRLLGWKQGDEEEKWAEKAVDALVKKLKKKKGAMEDLEKALSSPGQPSKCVTIPRSLDGRLQVSHRKGLPHVIYCRVWRWPDLQSHHELKPLEVCEYPFGSKQKEVCINPYHYKRVESPVLPPVLVPRHSEFNPQHSLLVQFRNLSHNEPHMPVNATYPESFQQHSGGSSFPISPNSPYPPSPASSGTYPNSPASSGPSSPFQLPADTPPPAYMPPEESMGQDGSNPMDTGSSMVPRGDVQPVEYEEPSHWCSIVYYELNNRVGEAYHASSTSVLVDGFTDPSNNKNRFCLGLLSNVNRNSTIENTRRHIGKGVHLYYVGGEVYAECLSDTSIFVQSRNCNYHHGFHPTTVCKIPSGCSLKIFNNQEFAQLLAQSVNHGFEAVYELTKMCTIRMSFVKGWGAEYHRQDVTSTPCWIEVHLHGPLQWLDKVLTQMGSPVNPISSVS, from the exons ATGACCTCCATGTCCAGCCTGTTTTCGTTCACCAGCCCAGCAGTGAAGCGCCTGCTGGGCTGGAAgcagggagatgaagaggagaaGTGGGCTGAGAAGGCTGTGGATGCACTGGTAAAgaagctgaagaaaaaaaagggtgcAATGGAGGACCTGGAGAAGGCCTTAAGTAGCCCCGGGCAGCCCAGCAAGTGTGTGACCATACCTCGTTCACTGGATGGCCGTCTGCAGGTGTCCCACAGGAAGGGCCTTCCGCATGTTATCTACTGCCGTGTGTGGCGCTGGCCCGACCTGCAGTCGCACCATGAGCTCAAGCCTCTGGAGGTGTGTGAATACCCATTTGGCTCCAAACAGAAGGAAGTTTGCATCAACCCATATCACTACAAGCGGGTAGAAAGTCCTG TGCTTCCACCTGTGTTGGTGCCTAGACACAGTGAATTCAACCCACAGCACAGTCTTTTGGTGCAATTCCGCAACCTGAGCCACAATGAGCCACACATGCCTGTGAACGCCACCTATCCTGAGTCTTTCCAGCAGCACAGCGGTGGGAGCTCCTTCCCCATATCTCCAAATTCACCTTATCCACCTTCTCCTGCCAGCAGTGGCACATACCCTAACTCTCCTGCCAGCTCGGGTCCATCCAGCCCTTTCCAGCTCCCAG CTGACACCCCTCCCCCTGCCTACATGCCTCCAGAGGAGTCAATGGGACAGGATGGCTCTAATCCCATGGATACTGGCAGCAGCATGGTGCCAAGAGGAG ATGTGCAGCCTGTAGAGTATGAGGAACCAAGCCACTGGTGCTCTATTGTGTACTATGAGCTGAATAACCGTGTTGGTGAGGCTTACCATGCCTCCTCTACTAGCGTGCTGGTGGACGGCTTCACTGATCCGTCCAACAACAAAAATCGCTTTTGCCTGGGCCTTCTGTCCAATGTCAACCGCAACTCCACAATCGAGAATACCCGCCGCCATATTGGCAAAG GTGTTCACCTGTATTATGTTGGAGGAGAGGTGTACGCCGAGTGTTTGAGTGACACCAGCATTTTCGTGCAGAGCAGGAATTGCAACTACCACCATGGCTTCCATCCCACTACCGTCTGCAAGATCCCCAGCGGCTGCAGCCTCAAGATCTTCAACAATCAGGAGTTTGCTCAGCTGCTCGCTCAGTCTGTCAACCACGGCTTTGAGGCTGTCTATGAGCTCACAAAGATGTGCACTATTCGCATGAGTTTTGTAAag GGTTGGGGAGCCGAATATCACCGACAGGATGTGACCAGCACCCCCTGCTGGATAGAAGTGCATCTGCATGGTCCCCTTCAGTGGCTGGACAAAGTACTAACACAGATGGGTTCACCTGTGAACCCCATCTCCTCAGTTTCCTAA